A window of the Miscanthus floridulus cultivar M001 chromosome 14, ASM1932011v1, whole genome shotgun sequence genome harbors these coding sequences:
- the LOC136505603 gene encoding uncharacterized protein: MSSLPQATTGKLKPRYIGPYRVAELINDVAVRLDLPPQARIHDVFHVSALKKFSGVPPSTPPALPHIHHGVVTPEPARVERARLARGVRQLLVHWRGEPPESATWEDLDTFREQFPSFQLEDELLLEEGRDVMWGRTFARQRRARDIRRAAERDAARDAARAAITSDEDGRAGPGG, encoded by the coding sequence ATGTCCTCCCTACCCCAGGCTACTACGGGCAAGCTGAAGCCGCGCTACATCGGGCCCTACCGTGTCGCCGAGCTCATCAACGACGTGGCTGTACGTTTGGACCTTCCGCCGCAGGCTCGCATCCATGACGTGTTCCATGTGAGCGCCCTCAAGAAGTTCAGCGGCGTGCCTCCGTCGACTCCACCTGCACTGCCACACATCCACCATGGCGTGGTAACTCCAGAGCCGGCTCGGGTTGAGCGGGCTCGCTTGGCGCGCGGCGTTCGCCAGCTGCTCGTCCACTGGCGCGGCGAACCGCCGGAGTCGGCCACCTGGGAAGACCTCGACACGTTCCGCGAGCAATTTCCaagcttccagctcgaggacgagctgcttctcgaggaggggagagatgtcatgtggggccggaCATTCGCAAGGCAGCGCAGGGCGCGAGACATCCGCAGGGCAGCAGAGCGGGATGCAGCGCGCGACGCGGCAAGGGCCGCGATCACCTCGGACGAGGATGGCAGGGCCGGACCCGGTGGCTAG